The Nostoc sp. 'Peltigera membranacea cyanobiont' N6 genome contains the following window.
GATAATAGCTGTGTTCATCGCTATTACTTGTCCGCGAACATTAAGCAATGGCCCGCCAGAATTACCAGGGTTAATCGCAGCATCTGTTTGGATGTAATCAACCCGCTTATCACTAGCACCGATATCGCTACTAGAACGCCCTGTAGCACTAATAATTCCAGAAGTAACGGTATTATTCAAGCCTAACGGGTTGCCAATAGCTATTACCGCTTCTCCTGGTTGCAAAGCATCGGAGTTACCTACAGATAGGGTTGGCAGATTGTTGGCATCAATTTTAATCGCAGCCACATCAGTTACCGGATCTTCACCCAGTACTTTCCCATCAAAAGTCCGGCCATCTTTGAGGGTGACAGTCACTCTATCAGCACCATCTACCACATGGGAATTGGTCACAATTTGACCAGAAGAATTAATGATAAATCCAGAACCGCTACCCCGCTCTACTCGTTGTCTAGGCTGTGGCGTTGCGTCTCCAAAAAATCGCCGGAAAAATGGATCGTTAAATTCGTCTGGTACGCGAGAAGTGATTGTTCGGGAAGAATCAATGCGAACTACCGCAGGCCCTACTTGTTGCACTACTTTTACCACAAAATTAGGGTCTTCAGATGACGATAAAATCGGCGGGGGGACAATTCCCAGATTGGGTTGATTGGG
Protein-coding sequences here:
- a CDS encoding HhoA/HhoB/HtrA family serine endopeptidase, which encodes MKTTNHDLAPKKVDPKGLPQRFWMLLYGVAVVFLGSCSLVPAKTFETRQSDTQAPKTIEPNQPNLGIVPPPILSSSEDPNFVVKVVQQVGPAVVRIDSSRTITSRVPDEFNDPFFRRFFGDATPQPRQRVERGSGSGFIINSSGQIVTNSHVVDGADRVTVTLKDGRTFDGKVLGEDPVTDVAAIKIDANNLPTLSVGNSDALQPGEAVIAIGNPLGLNNTVTSGIISATGRSSSDIGASDKRVDYIQTDAAINPGNSGGPLLNVRGQVIAMNTAIIRGAQGLGFAIPINTVQKIAQQLIATGKVDHPYLGVQMVTLTPEKKERIKNIAGDRLNITADDGVLLVDIVPRSPASVAGLRVGDVIKSINNQPVTKIEEVQKLVENSKIGTKLPIQVERNGQIVQLGIQPAALPARREG